Genomic window (Phragmites australis chromosome 21, lpPhrAust1.1, whole genome shotgun sequence):
GCTAGTGCTGGAATGGAATTATAATGGTGAAGCTATTTCTATTCCTAataaatattcaaataattGGACCAACATTGTCATGAAACTGCATAAGAGGTTTTAATATCTGAAATCGAATCATTTGTGACTAGGATTGAAACTAAGTAAGGACAATATTTGAAATAGGCGATtactctaaaaagaaaaaagtttgcTAATTGCTAAATCTACTGACACTTTCTCATATGAAATAATAAGCTTTGCCTCAAGCAATCAGACGAAACAAAATAGCAGAATAATGAGCTGAAGCCAGCAAAGCAACCTAATAATTTTTAAAGGCAAACACAGCTATACATCAAGACAGAAATGGATTTGGCCTGAAGCATGTTTAGTTCGATCTGTGTCATCAAGACAGAAATGGATTTGGCCTGAAGCATGTTTAGTTCGATCTGTGAAACCTGACACTCATAGCTCAACAGAAAAggcaaaaggaaaacaaaagccTTTATTCCATCCTGTTTGCAACAGCTAGGAAGAAACTCGTACATCATCCTAATATATAGTTGTTCTCCTTTATTCCATTGCTCTTGATCGAATAAGTACTAACAAGAATAATCTTTTCACAAAAGTCAATAGTTGAATACGTTCATTAGAGGACAAGGTCTTATGCTAGTACTCTGACAATTTAGAAGAAAACATCCTATATATTCAACTTCCAAGTGAGGAAACTCTagccaaaatagataatatgaaTCCGAAAACAAAATACAGGACAAGAGCAATTGTCTGAGGATGCAGAAATTTGAAACAGACAGTTGAACAGACAATTGTCTTAATGTGATAGCATAATTCCTAATTATCAATCAGTGAGCTATTGAACAGACAATGATTCATATGAAGGATAAGATACAACATCATGTTTCATAGCAAATAGACCGTTTGGTGAACTATCTGGAAGGTATAGAACGATATAGTTGAGTCTCATTGTCTCAATACAGTATCTATCTTATTTAAAAAACAAGATTCATCAATTCCAACTTACAAATTAGTGTCTACTTATAAACTCCATCTGAGAATAGTAGAGTATAATATGGCTCATAACATACTACCCGGAAGTTATAGTTGTACGGTTTGAGTGCTTTGCTCAGCCGAATGATGTCAACAGCAAAGTTTTCGTAAAAGTCTCGTGAGCCTTATCTCCTACATGCCAAAACCCAACTGGTCAAAGAAAAACTTGGGCTGGAGAGGGTAATAAAACAGTAGGCTTCATAAGGTAGACAAAAGTTGGTGAACAAAAATGAATTGTCTTTTCAGGAAGTTGCTAAGGTGGAGACGGACTGAGTCGTGAGCGCCGCGAGACCCGTCTTGCGGGGAGGAGTCCCCGACCTACAGAGGTGGGGCGAAAAATCCGCATGGGGACGGCATGGGTCGGGCCACAGATACCCATCCAATAGGTTTGCAAACACGTCCTGAAACTGGCCCGTGAATTGTTTCCGCGTGGGCTCCCTCGCTGGAAAAAAAGCCGGGATCCTAGAATATCCAAAATTATAATGTGGAATCCACATTGTTTGTGGATTGTTTCTCCATTGCCTATTTGAACTATTGCAATTCCTTTGAAAGTATCTAATAGATGAATTATACTTCTCCACCAGAATGATCCCCTTTGTCCCATTCCAGGAAGCTGGCCATTGGCATAATAAGTTTCCCAAATGAGTTTGATCCAACGAAGTTTATGCTTATTAAAAAATTTGTCCAAATCTTAAGCAGAAGACATCATTTTGTACACTGAGCTTGATTACACCAAGTGCAGCTTCATTCTTAGGTCTACAAACCATTTTCCAAGCTGCAAGTGATTGCTTCTTAGCATTAATATCTGAGTCTCTCCACAGTACATGTATTTTTGCTGGTTAATAACCATGCTATTTTCTTTGCAGGTTGTCTCAGCCCTTGCTGTTGACCATGCAGGATCCAGAGTGCTCTCTGGTAGCTATGACTATACAGTGCATATGTATGATTTCCAAGGTATGAATTCAAAGCTGCAATCATTCAGGCAATTAGAACCCTTTGAGGGCCATCAAGTTCATAGCCTAAGTTCGAGTCCAACGTCAGATCGATTCTTATGTGTTACAGGTTTAGCTCAGGCCAAGGTATTCTACTTTTGTAATCTTACAGAATTTCCAATAAGCTTCAAAAATTGTTATTGACATttaagcttcaaatcaaatatATGACCAGGAAGGGCTTACACTAGGCGAGTTTGTTAAGGGTGATATGTATATTCGTGATCTGAAGAATACAAAGGGTCACATTTGCGGGCTTACAGGTGGTGGGTGGGATGTGTCGGAGTTTAAAAGTCAAAAGTAGGTAGTTTAATCTATTATGTCTATTTGTCAGACATTAATGCGTTGTTTCTATGAAGTAATATCAGGCGGCCCTAGAATGCACTGTAATTGCTTTCTTTTAGTATGCGATTGCTTGGAGTTCATCATTTTCCTATTGGAATAAACAAAGCTTCTATCATTTGAACTCTGGATAGTTGAAGCTTGGTGTTTATACTTTATAAATAGGTCATCAAACCTAAGCTAGCAAGACCAATGCGAATTGTGGGTGCCATAGGAGATGGTTCAATACAGGTATATCCCTTTGTTGCATTGTCACTTTATTCTTGATATGATCTCTTACCTGTATACTGTGTCCTACTTGATCCCAATGAATAATTTATATGGGATTTTATTAGCTTTCCTGTATGTATAACTTTGCTCCAAACGAAACAATCAAACTTCCACCTATTTGAAATATTTCATTATATATTTATGTGTTTTCTTACTGCCTTCAGTGCTGAAAATATTGGGGTTCCGCCAGTCGCTGAAGTCATATGGTTTAAATAGATTAGATCAGTTCAATTTGATTCCTCAATGTCCTTTTTTAGAGATGTCAATCAACTGCTTCAGCAGTTAATTACAAAGTAATACAATGTGACTGAATGTAGTTGTTGAAAATGCCTATATATGATGTCTCCATCATGATCTCTGAATTTTTCATAATAGTTGCTGCTGCTCTAGCAGCCTAAAAAATTGGATTTTTCAGCATTCCTTTTTCctggattttatttggatttttttcctcgtcgtcgtcctcctcccgacgTTGCCTTCTCCCCCGTGCCTGAAGCGCCCGTCGCGATACTGACTTCTCCCCACTCCCAAAAGCCCCGCTGCCACGCCGCCTCTCCTTGTCCCCATCTCTCCCTTGCTCCCTCATGTGTCGCGCCACCCTCCACCTCCAGCGCCGTCTACGTCGATCCAACCCCCGGCTCGCCGTTTGTTCCTTTGTGTGCTGTGCCAAAGCTCCCTCTCGGCACTATCGCCGCTTCCTCCCCAGTGTGCGTCGCCCGTCGCCTCTGTGTCCCCGAATTGCGCGGCCGCAGCGTCGCCTTGCGCTACAACCATCCGCCCTTCCTCCACCTGGTGCTGCCCCACTCCGCGAACTCCTCTCCTCACTATCCGATCAACCCACCATGCCTCACCTCCCAGCAAAAGGGGTGAACTTGATAAAATCACGTTTAAACTGACAGATATACAAGATCATGTGACCTCTAGTCTCTGCAAGCCTGCACAGGTCCCGCGTACTCCTCCATCATGGCCTCACTCTGGATCGCTGCCTAGCCCAGATGCCCTACGCGCCAGACTTTACGTCCCCTCCTCTCCACCGCCGCACCGCCCTTTCCCCAACCGTGGCTTGCTCACGTGGGACGCCTACGGTCAAGCCAACATGGGTAATGGCGGGTATTGACCCTCTGTCGACGCAAGCGGTAGCTCCAGCACTGAGGTGCCGCACAGGTGGCGCGGAGATGGCCAACGATGGGTAGCACATATGATAGTGCGTCAAATCTTCCTGATTTCGTGGTGGTGCCAATGGCATAGCAGTAGGGTCGGCTGTAGTGACAGTCAATGGCCGAAACCTACCCTGCCCTGCCCTCACTACCCACCCTCACACTCTTCCTCTTGCTCTCTTGGCCGGTAAAGGTTCGTGAGCTCTGCTTCTTCTCTACTGCGGTGGTAGAATTGTATTTTGGAGCTATGGACTAGTTCGTTCCTCATCTTTGCTTGTTCTCCAAATCTAATCTGTTGGTTGTGGCGATGTGGATGCGGTGCTGGTTGTTGGCCTGCTCGCTATGATCCTGCTGTTGTCCACCGCGACGCTCTCCCCGGCCGACATCAATTATGAAGGTATCTACTGTGCTCTCCTAATCTTTTTCTCCAAAATCTATACAAAGTTCCAATCTTTTCAATTGTCTCCTCATCAATCCGGCACAAGAGTACTTTGTGAAAATTATTAAAAGACTCCCTTTTCTTTGCAATCATAGGTTTAAAGTTCATGTAAAAGATCACACTTTGGATAAGAACACGAAAATGCAGTTGTTGTGCTTGTGTTTCCTTACCAAGCATCATGCTTGTCGAGTTTTAGCTGTTTCCTGGTATTACAATTTGGAGCTTCCTTCTCGTCGTCATCCTCCCCCCGACGTTGGGCTTCTCCCTCGAGCCTGAAGCCCCCATCGCGACAATGACTTCTCATCCCTGCGCCCGAAGGCTTCGCTGCTACTCTGCCTCTCCCCTTCCCCGTCTCTCCCTTGCTCCTTCATGTGTCTCGCGCCCGTGGCCCTCTCCACCTCCAACGCCATCTGCGTCGATCCAAACCCCGGCTCGCGACCTACCTCTGTGCCGCCGTCTCTTCCTTTGTGTGCTGCGCCAAAGCTCCCTCTCGGCACCGCTACTGCTTCCTCCGCAGCGTGCTCCCCCCATCGCCCCTGTGTCCCCGAATCGCGTGGCCGCAGCGTTGCCTTGCGCTACCACCATCTGCACTTCCTCCTCACTGTCCGGTCAGCCACCCATGCCTCGTCTCCCAGCGAAAGGGGAGAACTTGATAAAATCATGTTTAAACCGACAGAGATACAAGATCTTGTGACCTCTGGTCTCTGTGAGCTGCCGCACAGGTcccctccactccaccaccgcACACCCTTTCCCCAACCGTGGCTTTCCCACGCGGGATGCCTACGGTCAAGCTGACGTGGGTAATGGCGAGCATCAACCCTTCGCCGGCGCAAGCGGCAGCTCCCGCACTGAGGTGCCGCACAGGTGGCGCGGAGATGGTCAGTGATGGGTAGCACATATGACAGGGTGGCATAGCAGTAGGGTTGGTCACAGTGACAGTCGATGGCCAAAACCTACCCTACCCTACCCCCACTACCCACCCCCACACTCTTCCTCTCACTCTTGACCAATGGAGGTTCGTGAGCTCCGCTTCTTCTCTGCTGCAGAGGCGGAATTGTGCTTTGGAGCTATGGACTAGTCCGTTCCTCTTCTGTGCTTGTTCGCCGAATCAATCTGCTGGTTGTGGCGATGTGGGTGATGTGGATGCGGTGCTGGTTGTTGGCCTGCTCGCCATGATCCTGCCATCGTCTACCGCGACGCTCTCCCTGGCCGGCATCAACTATGAAGGTATATACTGTGCTCTCCTAATCTTTTTCTCCAAAATCTATACAAAGGACCAATCTTTTCAATTGTCTCCTCATCAATCCGGCACAAGAGTACTTTGTGAAAATTATTAAAAGACTCCCTTTTCTTTGCAATCGCAGGTTTAAAGTTCATGTAAAAGATCTCACTTTGGATAAGAACACGAAAATGCAGTTGATGTGCTTGTGTTTCCTTACCAAGTATCATGCTTGTTGAGTTTTGGCTGTTTCCTAGTATTAGAATTTGCTGGAGCTAAACCCTGCTTGCCTGTGGTTGTACCGCAGTGGTGGCTCTGATGGCCATCAAGACGGAGCTGCAGGACCCCTACAACGTGCTCGACAACTGGGACATCAACTTGGTCAAATGGAACTCCAATCGCAGCTAACTGTAAGCATCCTCTGATGGAGAAAGGCAATCTGGATAATTTGAGAACAATATAACAGTATATCCATTGTCTTATACTTGCAAAGTAGTGTGTTTATTACAAAggtctagataaaaaaaaaacaggaagTTAACTATTGAAAAATGAAGATAAAGAAAAATTGAATGTTTGTTGCTTCCTCTTCatgagaaaaaaattcaattttattAGGCTTATGAAACTCAGATCTGAACGGTAATCTGAATGTTAACTTATTACCACCACTTCTGGCAAGAGTATAATTGAAATCAGGTACACTTTTGTCCTACAGTACTATAATCAAATTAGCTATATTCCAAGCAATTCTCTGATTCGAAATAAATTTGACGTAAACATTGTGTAAATTGCTCATGCATTGATCAGGCAACATTTGTTTAGAGCAGTAGGTTGGGGAAGCACTTTGTAAGACCGAAGAGTTTGAGCTGTCAAGTTATTTCGTAAAGTGAAACACTGGATTATTGACGTGTCAAAACATTTATAAATGCTATCATCTCAGTAAAAAAAGAGTTTGACATTTGAAAAGCAAAGTAGTCCTCAATCTTCACAGCTCAAAAGATGCAATTAGAGAATGATTGGTACACGAGCAAATGTAACCATGTTGCACTAAACTGTGTGTAACAATGTCTGAGACGTAAAATGTGTTTCACCATCTCTTGTGTGGCAGCAACTGCTGGAAAGGAGTGCATAGGAGGGTATGCGCAGCTCAAAGGCTCATATGACTCAGTTGAGTTGAAAACACTCGCAGAAGGAGATGACTGACAAAAAGTTTGAGGATGCAAAACTTTCTCCTTCATATACGAAGATGATTGCTCCCTGGAAGCAGAGGAATGGCCTCTTTTCTCAGGCATTTCCACAAACTTTTTCAGGACATTTTAATAATCAGCAGCAATTTGCTCAGACGCCAGTCTATCAAATGGTGACTGTGATTCTTCCACGCTGTACGCATCAGTTGTTACTGAGCGCTCACTGATCATTTCAACAGTTTGCTCCAACGAACTGAGTTTCCTTGATAGCTTCAAGTTCTGAATTTTGATCTGGTTTACTCTCATCAATATGTTTTCGTTTCACTTCTACAATCCAAGAGCTGCTACCAGAAGCATCTTGAATGTTTCCAATCAGATTTAGAGACATCGTTTGTTTTCAGCAAAAGAGGGAGTGCCTGATATAATTTCAGACGGAGTTACCAAGTGTGTGGCATTCCCTCCAACCTGAAACGTCAAACCGGAATTTGGAAGCATCCTTAGCTAAGATATCTTTTCTCATGGGCATGGGTGTATCTTGCCTTTTCAAAGCATCGCTCCATTACTTGCTGTTCAATTAATATTCATTACCATAGAAAGAGCCATCTCTGTCCTTCTTTCACTTCCAGTTCAGtaataaccggtagtgataatatatTACTACCGATTCATAAGTTTCAGGTGTATATAAAAAGCCGAGCCAacaagaaccgacaatgatagtagTTATCATGCTGGTTTATTACACGaaccaaaaccggcagtgatattagTTCATAAATAAACGTGTCTCTaataaccggtactgatataaaaaaatctatacGTTTTCAAACGCTCACCTCCTCGGCTTCTCTCGAGCACTTTTAA
Coding sequences:
- the LOC133904086 gene encoding uncharacterized protein LOC133904086 isoform X1, with product MFHFTDYFRQALLNVTQVVSALAVDHAGSRVLSGSYDYTVHMYDFQGMNSKLQSFRQLEPFEGHQVHSLSSSPTSDRFLCVTGLAQAKEGLTLGEFVKGDMYIRDLKNTKGHICGLTGGGWDVSEFKSQK
- the LOC133904087 gene encoding protein NSP-INTERACTING KINASE 1-like → MKRRNCALELWTSPFLFCACSPNQSAGCGDVGDVDAVLVVGLLAMILPSSTATLSLAGINYEVVALMAIKTELQDPYNVLDNWDINLVKWNSNRS
- the LOC133904086 gene encoding uncharacterized protein LOC133904086 isoform X3, encoding MFHFTDYFRQALLNVTQVVSALAVDHAGSRVLSGSYDYTVHMYDFQGMNSKLQSFRQLEPFEGHQVHSLSSSPTSDRFLCVTGLAQAKVIKPKLARPMRIVGAIGDGSIQVYPFVALSLYS
- the LOC133904086 gene encoding uncharacterized protein LOC133904086 isoform X2: MFFNEFCLLYVHKVVSALAVDHAGSRVLSGSYDYTVHMYDFQGMNSKLQSFRQLEPFEGHQVHSLSSSPTSDRFLCVTGLAQAKEGLTLGEFVKGDMYIRDLKNTKGHICGLTGGGWDVSEFKSQK